The following is a genomic window from Citrifermentans bemidjiense Bem.
GCTTGCCAAGGACGTAGCGGCGGGCGCGGTTCTCGTGGCTGCCTTCGGGACGGCGATCATGGGATACCTGGTGCTGTCGAAGTACATTTTCCCGGTGGAAAAGAGGTTGCTTGCCATGGTCGGAACCGGTTCGGAGCTGGGGATCCTTGTCTCCGTGATCCTGGTGCTCATCGCCGTCATCATACTGAAGGGGGTGACCGGCAGCGGCACGCCGCTCAAGGGGGGAGTCCCCAGCGGCCACTCGGCGGTCGCCTTCTCCATCGCCACCTCGGTCACCCTGCAGACCCAGGACCCGCTCATCGCGCTTTTGTGCCTGATACTCGCCCTCATGGTGAGCCACTCAAGGCTTTTGCTGAAGATCCACACGGTGCGGGAACTCGTGTACGGCGCGCTCACCGGCATCTCGATCACCGTGGCGGTGAACCTGCTATTCAACGCCTTCGCCTGAGAGGGAAGATCAAACGGTTAACGCAACAACGGAGGAGAAACGTCCTTGGAAGAGGATAACGGAAGCAAGGGGCAGGGCTTGATCGAGTCCCTCACCAGGCTCTTGTACGGCAAGAAGCGGGTCACCGAGGCCGAGATCCAGGAGATGATGGACGCCGGCGAGGAAGAAGGGGTCATCAACCAGGAGGAGAACGCGATGATCCGTTCCATCCTGGGCCTGGGTGACTCCATGGTGCGCGAGATCATGCTGCCGCGCATGGAGATGTCCTGCGTCTCCATCGAGGACGAGGTGAGCGAGGTGCTGAAATCCATCATCGCCTCCGGCCATTCCCGCCTCCCTGTCTACGAAGGAACCATCGACAACGTGATCGGCCTCATCTACGCCAAGGACCTGCTGAGGTACTGGGGGGAGCCGGACCACGCGATTGAGCTTAGAAAGCTGATCCGCCCGCCGTTTTTCATCCCCGAGACCAAGAACCTGGAGGAGTTGCTGCACGACTTCAAGAAGCGGCGGGTGCACATGGCTGTCGTCATCGACGAGTACGGCGGCACGGCCGGGCTCGTCACCATCGAGGACCTCTTGGAGCAGATCGTGGGGGACATCCAGGACGAGTACGACCTGGAGACCGAGCGGCTGTCGGTGCAAGCGGACAACTCCATCGTGGCCGACGGCAGGCTCCCCATCGAGGAGCTGCAGGAGCATTTCGACGTGGTGGTGGAGAAGGACAAGTTCGAGACGGTGGGGGGGCTCATTTTCCATCTCACCGGGCGCATCCCCGCCGCCGGAGAGGTGATCGAGAGCGACGACCTGGTCTTGACCGTGCTGGAGGCTGACGACAGGCGCATCGCCAAGGTGCATATCGCCAGGCGCGAGGCGCGGCCGCAGGACAAGGAGTCCGAGGCGCCGTGAGAAAAAGCAAGATGAACCTTGGGAGGTCTGCTGCGGGGCGCTACCTGCTGGCGCTTCTTTCCGGGGGGATGCTGGCGCTGGCATTCCCGGAGCCGGGCATCTCGGCTTTGGCCTGGATCGCTTTCGTGCCGCTGTTTCTGGCCGCAGCCGGCGCTTCACCGGGGGAGGGCTTCAGGCTCGGTTTCACCGCCGGTTGCGCCGCCTATGCCGGCATCCTTTACTGGCTGAACATAGTGATGACTACCTACGGGAAGCTCCCCCTGGCCGCGAGCGTCGCCCTTTACCTGGCGCTGGCAGGCTACCTGGCGCTCTACCCCGGGATCGTCGTCTGGCTTACGCGGCGCTGCGAGTCGAAGCGGATAGGGCTGATGCTCTCGTTCCCTTTTTTGTGGGTGGCGGGGGAGCTCGTCCGCTCCTATCTTCTCACCGGTTTCCCCTGGGCCAACCTCGGCTATTCGCAGTACCGGACCCTGCCGTTGATCCAGATCAGCGACCTCACCGGGGTTTACGGGGTCAGTTTCCTGGTCGCCTTCGCCAACGTGGTTTTCTACCGGATCTGGGTATCCATGCGCCACAGGGAGCGCTATCCGGTGACGGGCCTGTTGGCGCTGCTGGTGCTGATCGCAGCCACCATGGGGTATGGCGTCATCGCGCTCAGCCGCCCGGAGAAGGGGGAGCTGCAGCGGGTCCTCATGGTGCAGGGGAACATCCGTCAGGAACAGAAGTGGGACCCCGCCTTCCAGCAATCGACCGTGGCGACCTACGAGCGGCTCACCCGCAAGGGTGCGCAAAGCCCCGGCACCCTGGTGGTCTGGCCCGAGAGCGCGCTTCCCTTCTTCCTGCAGTCGGAGCCTCGCTACGCCGCGCGGGTTAAGGCCCTGGCGGCGGAGCTGAAAAGCTACCTGCTGACCGGGAGCCCCGCCTACGACCAGGAGGGAGAAAAGGTGCGCTACCTGAACAGCGCGTTTCTGATCTCCCCGGCCGGCGTGGTTGCCGGAAGAAGCGACAAGCTGCACCTGGTTCCCTTCGGCGAGTACGTGCCGCTGGCGTCCCTGCTCCCCTTCGTGAACAAGCTGGTGGAGGGGATCGGCGACTTCTCCCCCGGAAAGGGGGCGACACCGCTTAAGACCGGCAACGGGAAGATCGGGGTCCTGGTCTGCTTCGAGGGGATCTTCCCTGAGGTGGCGCGCGCCTACGTGGAAAACGGGGCGACCATGCTGGTGAACATCACCAACGACGCCTGGTTCGGGCGCTCTTCCGCTCCCTATCAGCATCTCTCCATGACGGTGTTCCGGGCCGTCGAGAACCGGGTTCCGCTGGTGCGCGCGGCGAACACCGGGATCTCCTCGGTGATAGACAGCAAGGGTCACATCCGGGGCATGACCCCGCTCTTCGAGGAGGCGACCCTTTCCGGGGAGGTGAGGATGGGGACCGGCGGCACCTTTTACAGCCGCTACGGCGACATCTTTGCGCTCCTTTGCCTGGGGACCGGCATCGCGCTCGGCGCGGCCTGCTTCAGAAAGAAACGCTTTTAGCTGCAGCGCCACCTGTAGAAGCGGCACCAGCCGCTGCAACCAAACGCACTCCCCTTGGGGGATTAAAGAGAGATAAGGAGAATCAGATGTTCAGAGAAGAAATTGCCAAGGTAGAAGAACTCACCGAGCGTATTGACAAGCTCCGGGGGTCTCTTTGAAGTAGATGACAAGAAGGAGCGGATGCAGGAACTCGAGGAGCTGACCTCCCGCCCGGATTTCTGGAACGATGCGGAAAACGCCCAGAAGGTGCTCAGGTCCAGGACCGCGATGGAAAAGGACGTCACCACCTGGGAGAGCCTCGACAAACAGGCGCGGGACATAAAGGAGCTGATCGAGCTGGGGAGCGAGGAGCAGGACGAGGCGACCCTGGCCGAGGTAGCCGCCATGAACGCGCAGCTGGAGACCGGGGTGTCCCAGGCGGAATTCCGCAGGATGCTTTCCGGCCCCCACGACGCCTCGGGGGCCTTCGTCTCCATCAACTCCGGGGCGGGGGGGACCGAGTCCCAGGACTGGGCCGAGATGTTGTTGCGGATGTACCTGCGCTACTGCGAGAAGAAGGGGTGGAAGACCGAGATCACCGATTACCAGGAAGGCGACGGCGCCGGGGTAAAGGGGGTCACCTTCGCGGTCACCGGCGAATTCGCCTACGGCTATTTGAAGGCCGAGGCGGGAATCCACCGGCTGGTGCGCATCTCCCCCTTCGACAGCTCCGCCCGGCGCCACACCTCGTTCGCCTCGGCTTTCGTCTTCCCGGTAATCGAGGAGGAAGACATCGAGATCAAGATCGCCGAGAGCGACCTGCGCATCGACACCTACCGTTCCAGCGGCGCCGGCGGGCAGCACGTCAACACCACCGACTCCGCCATCAGGATCACCCACATCCCCACCGGGACCGTGGTCGCCTGCCAGAGCGAGCGGAGCCAGCACATGAACAAGGCCACCGCCATGAAGGTGCTGCGCTCGAAGCTCTACGAGATGGAGCTGCGCGAGCGGGAAGCAAAGGCGTCGGACATAGCGGGTGAGAAGAAGGAAATCGGCTGGGGGAGCCAGATCCGCTCCTACGTGCTGCACCCGTACAAGATGGTGAAGGACCTGCGCACCGGTGTGGAGAGCGGCAACCCGGACGCCGTCCTCGACGGTTCCCTCGACGACTTCGTGGTCCCGTACCTTATGGGAGTGCGCCGGGAGACCAAGGATATTTAGGGTAAGGATTCATCCAATGTTCAAAAAAATTCACGTACTGGCCATCTGCCTGATGCTCCTGGCGCCGGCTGCCACCGGATGCGCCGCCCAGCGCGCAGGACTTTCCAGCGTAGGCTATGCCATCCAGGTCGGGGCCTTCTCCGACGTCAAAAACGCCGAGCGCGTCACCCGCAAGCTGCAGGAGCAGGGGATCGAGGCTTTCTACTTCAAGAAGGAGAACGGCATCTACGCCGTGCGCTTCGGCGACTTCCCCCGCCGCGAGGACGCGAGGAAGGTGGCCCAGAAGCTGGTGAAGGACCGGGTGGTAACCTCGTATTTCATCGCCACGCCGCAGGCCGAGCGGACCCCGGCGGTCCGCGAGCCCTCGCTGCACAAGACACCCTCTCCCTCCATCGCCAAGCCGCCGGCGCTGCCTAGAAAAACCGAGGAATCCGTGGCCAAGCGCGACAGAAGCGACATGGGGGGGATCGCCGCCCGCACTGCCGAGCGCTTCGTCGGGATCCCGTACCGTTGGGGCGGGGATACCGTCGTCGACGGCATGGACTGCAGCGGCTTCGTGCGCGCCGTCTACAACCTGTGCGGCGTCAACATCCCCCGTACTTCACGGGAGCAGTACCGCGTGGGGGACGTGGTGGGGCGGGATGAGTTGAAGGACGGCGACCTGGTATTTTTCGGCGGCTCCCCCGAGGAGATCAACCATGTGGGGATCTTCGTCGGCAACGGCCGTTTCGTCCACGCCCCGCGCAGGGGTGACGACATCAAGGTGAGTTCCATGGACGAGTCGTACTTCCAGAAGCGATTTATCGGCGCTAAAAGGTATTTTTAAGGAAAAGCCGCGTCATGCCGATAGGTTAATCGTAAGCCGCGCCGCTTGCGTCCGAACCTTGCGTTTCGGACAGAGAGTGGCGCGCAAAACCGGGCGCGGCGCCAAGAACATAGAAGGTAGAAAAGAAGCTAAGACAGGAGCAGTTATGGCATTTATCAAACCGTTCAAAGCGGTACGCCCGAAGAAGGAGCTGGCCGAGAAAGTGGCCGCTCTCCCCTATGACGTCATGAACACCGAAGAGGCCATCGCGATGGCCGCCGGGAACCCGATGAGCTTTCTGCACATCTCCCGCCCCGAGATCGACCTGCCGCAGGGGACCGATGTCCACTCCGAAGGGGTCTACGTCAAGGGACATGAAAACCTGAAGGGTTTCCTGGCGCAGGGTGTGCTGGTTCAGGACGAAAGCGAGCAGTATTACGTCTACCGCCAGAAGATGGGGGGGATCACCCAGACCGGCTTGGTCGTCTGCGCCGGGGTGGATGACTATCAAAGCGGCACCATCAAGAAGCACGAGCTGACCCGCGCCGACAAGGAAGAGGACCGGGTGAAGCATATCGACGTTTTGAACGCCAACGACGAGCCGGTCTTTTACACCTACCGCAACAACCCCGGCATCACCCGGACCATTGAAGAGGTCACCAAGGGGGAGCCGGTCTACGATTTCACCACCGACGACGGCGTCTCCCATGCCCTTTGGACCATCGCCGACCGCGCCCTCATCGACTCCCTGACCAGCAGCTTCGCGGCCATCCCGACCCTCTACGTCGCCGACGGCCACCACCGGAGCGCCGCGGCGAGCCGGGTGCGCGACCTCAGGAAGAACGCCAACGATAAGCACACCGGCAGCGAAGAGTACAACTACTTCCTCACCGTGATCTTCCCGGACAACGAGATGACCATCATGCCCTACAACCGCGTGTTGAAGGATCTCAACGGGCGGAGCGTGGCCGAGTACATGGCCCGGGTCGCGGAGCGCTTCGAGGTTACCCCGGTCTGCGGCCCGGTGAAGCCGGGCGAGCGGCACCAGTTCGGCATGTTCCTGGCCGGGAAGTGGTACGAACTCGTTCCCCGCGAGGAGTCCTTTTCCGAGACGGACCCGGTGGCGTCGATGGACGTCTCCATCCTCCAGGACAACCTGCTCAACCCGGTCCTCGGGGTGCGCAACCCGCGCACCGACCAGCGCATCCATTTCGTGGGGGGGATCCGCGGGGTTGAGGAGCTGGAGAGGGTGGTGAATTCCGGAGAATACGAGGTCGCCTTCTCGCTCTTCCCGACCTCCATCGAGGAGCTTATGTCGCTGGCCGACGTGGACAAGATCATGCCGCCCAAGTCGACCTGGTTCGAACCCAAACTCAGAAGCGGTCTGTTCATCCACATGCTCGACTAGAAAAACTGCTGTTCTCACCGACAAGAAGAACAAGACACAGACGGAGGAAGTAGATGCGCAACGTAGAGAAGTTCATCGTCGTTTTGCTGCTCCTGGCTGCAGTAGCCATTCCCGCATGTTCCCAGAAAGAGGCGAAGCCGGTGACGGAAAAGGCCGCCGAGAGCAAGGCCCCCGCCGGCGCGACGGTGACTGCTTCCGGGCTCTCCTATACCGATATCGTTAAAGGTACCGGCGCCGCTCCCACCTCCGGGAAGATGGTGACCGTGCATTACACGGGCGTCTTGGAAAACGGCACCAAGTTCGACAGCTCCGTCGATCGCGGCCAGCCCTTCAGCTTCCGCATCGGTGCGGGCGAGGTGATCCCCGGGTGGGACGAAGGTGTCATCTCCATGAAGGTCGGCGGCAAAAGAAAGCTGGTCATCCCGCCGCAGCTTGGTTACGGCGCGTCAGGGGCCGGCGGGGTGATTCCCCCGAACGCCACGTTGATCTTCGATGTGGAACTGCTGGACGTAGGGAAGTAGAGCTTTTACGGCTCTTGCAATGACCTTTCGGTCCTGTAGATTTGTCATCTGTGTTTTTTGCCGGTGATCCTACAGGGTTTCATTGCGAGGTGCCGCATGCGCTTTTTGCCTTTTGCCCTTATCCTGCTCTCCCTGCCGCTTTGCGGACAGGCCCTGGCCGGACAGAAGAGTGTCACCTATTTCCTGGACGGCGCCCGGGTGGAGCAGGAGCTATCCGCCGCTAACGGCTATGTGGAACTCCCTCTCCCCGACAACTTCGCCCCGGGCTCGTTGCGGGTGAAGCCGGTGTCCGGCGGGGGGGTGCTCCGGGTGGAACTGGTGTCGGCGCAAAAGGAGCGGCGGCGTGCCGGGGAGATAGCGCGCCTGAAGGAGCGCAAGGCCGAATTGCAGGACCGCATGGCAGTCCTGGAAAGGCGCGAGGAGATCTTCAGCGCGGCGGCCAAGTCGCAAAGCGGCAAGGCGCCGAGAAAGACCAAGGCGAACCCCGATCCGCTTGGGTCCCTGCAGCAGGGAACGGACTTCGCGCTGAGCCAGATGGAGTCGGTGTACCGCAGTAAGCGCAAGTGCCGCAACAACCTCGAAGAGGTGGAACGGCAGCTCGCCGCGGCCGCCAAGGGAGTGGCCGCCGCAAGGATCTGGCTGGCCGGAGGCAAGGCGCGGGTCAGCTACCTTTTGCAGGACGAGCGCTGGACGCCCTGCTACGACCTTCGCGTCTCCGGAGAAGGTAGCGGGGAATTGCTGCTGCACGCGAAGCTCCCCCGGCGCGAAAAGGGGGTGCAGTACGCCGTCTCCCGGGGAACCGTTGCGGAAGCCGTAAAAGCGCAGACGGTACGGGGGGAATATCCCACGCTGTCGCGCTACGCGCTGCAAGCGGTGGTGGGGGCGGAAAAGGGATCGCCTCCCTCGCGCCTCTCCTTTACCGCCGTCGAGGCGGGGCTTCCGCCGGGTGAGGGGTACCTGTTCTGGCAGGGCGAATATCTCGGCGGCGGGAGGTTCACAGGTGGCGGAGCCACGGAATTCTCCTTAGCCAAGTGACTGTACCTGGGACGATCGGAGGGCGCGCGATTCCCGATCTGTCCTTGCCTTTGCATGATTAAGATGTTATAAGGAAGCGGTTTTTGTGATGAATTGACTACAATCCCAGTGAGAAGGAGGAGATATGCCCGTAACGTCTTCAGATTTCGTCAAAGCCCTCGAAGTAGGCCGTCCCCCCAACGTCGCGAAGCTTTTCCCCAATTCCAAGGCTTTGCTGGTCAGCGGCAAGGTGATCGATCGCGCCATGAACGCCAAGGGGCACGCGCTCGCACTGGCAGCCAACGGCAGGAATCACTTCGTCATCCGCGGCGTACTGGCTGCGGCACAAAGGGCCAACGCCGCCGTCCTCATCGAGATTGCCAAGTCCGAGGGGGGCCAGAAAGCGTATTGCCCCGTGAACTACTGGAACATGGCCCGCCAGGTCGACGCCGTCGCCAACGAACTCGGCATCACCATTCCGGTCGCCATCCATGCCGACCACTACGGCATCAAGGGTGAGGGGGACATCAAGTCGGCGAAGGTCGAGATCCCCAGCATGTTCGACGCCGGCATCACCTCCATCGCCATCGACGCCTCCCACCTCCCCGACGAAGAGAACCTCCTGGCGAACCTGGAGCTGAACCAGTTCATCCCGGCCTGGGCCGGCCTTGAGACCGAGGTAGGCGAGATCAAGGGTAAAGAGGGGCTTTCCACCGTGCCCGAAGCGCTTTTCCTGATCAAGGGACTGAACGCCCACGGCGTCTTCCCGGACTGGATCGCCCTCAATAACGGCACCACCCACGGGATCGAGGCGTCCGACGCCGGCATCCAGGTGGAACTGACCGCCGAAATCCACGAGGCCATCAAGCAGTACGGCGTGAACGGCGCCCAGCACGGCACCTCCGGCAACAGCTACGACAGGCTGCGCCAGATCGCCCAGAAGACCCGCACCACCAAGGCCAACGTCGCCACGGCGCTGCAGTTCATCTCCTGGGGGCTCGAGGTCAACGACTACGGCAACGCCAAGCTCGACGCGAACGGCAACTTCATCAAGGTGAAGGGCGAGGGGATGACCGAGGAGCTTTGGACCGAAATGGTCGCCTTCGCCGATTCCAAGGGGTGGAAGAAGGGGGATTACAAAAACCTCAACCTCCCGTTCGAAAACAAGCTCCTGGCACAGCCCAAGGAGGCGCGTGACAGGATGGCCAAGCGGGTCGAGGATTTTGCCTACAAGCTCATCACCGAGGTATTCAACTCCGGCGATACCGCGCCGCTTGCCGTCGATGCCATTTTGAAAGCCGGCTCTTACGACCTAGGCCCCAAGGGTAAGCGCGTCGAGGATCCGGCACAGTGGACCAAGGAAATGCTCCCGAAGCAGGCTGCCGGGCTTTCCAGGGATAAAGGACCTGCAGGCAACTTCGAAGACTAAAAAGCCGTAGTTGCAGCGAAGCGGAACACGAGGGGGGCGCCGCGCCCCCCTTTTTTGACTGGGTGTCCGAAAGGGGATCACGATGAAAGACAGACGCAATTTTTCTCGGGTCGAGTTCAGGGTTTCGGCGTTGCTGCAGGCAGAGGGTGTGGCGATAAAGGGCGAGGTTACGGACGTAAGTCTGCACGGTCTCTACATGGAGACCGATGAGCAGATACCGATGGGGAGTCCTGTGGAGATCACCATCTACCTTTCCGCGACCACCGAGCCCGTCGTCATCAACGTGAAAGGGACAGTGGCAAGGCTGGTGCCGGGGGGGATCGGGTGCGCCTTCGACAAGATGGACATCGAATCCTTCGCCCATCTCCGCAGCATCATCTCCTACCAGGGCGGGGACGAGTCCAAGGTCATGGCCGAGTTTTCCGAGTACATCGTCAGGAAGATGCATGATGAGTGACGCGGAGGTTCCGGGTCTGGAACCGCTGCGGGCTTGGTTTGCCTCGTATTGCGATTCCTTCCGCAGCGCGGACCCGGAACAGCAGCGCAACTTCGACCTCAAGGAAAAACATACCCGCAACGTCTGCCTCGCCGCCCGCCGCATCGCGCAGGGGGAGAGCCCGAGGTTCTGCACGCTGGCGGAGGTGGCCGCCGTTTGCCATGACCTGGGCCGCTTCCCCCAATTCAGGGACTACCACACCTTTAAAGACAGCGATTCCGTGAACCACGCCCATCTCTCGGCCCAAGTGGTTAAGCAGCGCGCCCTGCTCGATTTCCTCCCTCGTGAGGAGCGGGAAGCTGTGGAGATAGCGGTACGGCTGCATAACGCCTTCGAGGTCCCGGCCGGACTTCCCCCTGAAACGGAAAAACTGCTGCGTCTGCTGCGCGATGCCGACAAGCTCGACATCTGGCGCGTCTTCATCGAGTACTTCGAAACTCCGGAAGAGGAGCGCCCCTCCGCCGCCGGCCTCGGGTTTCCGGACCTGCCGGGGTGCTCTCCCGAAGTGATGGATGCGGTGAGAAAAGGGAAGATGGTGCACCTCTCCAGCCTGAGGAGCCTGAACGACTTCAAGCTCCTGCAGTTGTCATGGATCTACGACATCAACTTCGTCTCGACTCTCAGGCTTATCCGGGAGAGGGGCGTGCTGGAGCAGTTCGCCGCCATCCTCCCCGCTGACGAGGCGGTCGCCGACGTGCTGGCACAGGTGCGGGGATATCTGGAGCGGCGCCTGAAAGAGGGCGCCGGCGCGGCATAGCAACTACCTGAGTGTTCCCTTAAGGTGTCATCGAAAAAAAGGAGCAAAAAAATGAACAGATACCTCGGTCGAAGCGCAATCGTCATGGTTTTGCTGGCAATGGTGCTGCTTGTAGCGGAGCAGAACGCGGATGCCCGCGCTGGCGGCGGACGCTCCTTTGGGAGCAGAGGGAGCCGGAGCTATTCCCGCCCCGTCGCTCCGCCGTCCCAGTCGCCGTCACGTCAGTACGCACCGAGCCCCACCCCAAGTCCCATGACTCCCCCTTACCAGCAGCCCTCGCGCGGCTTCGGCGGCTTTGGCAGGAGCCTCTTGGGCGGGCTCGCCGGGGGCTTCCTGGGAGGGATGCTGTTCAGGTCTCTGGGCTTTGGCGGCGGCATGGGCATGGGGGGCGGCATCGGCCTCTTCGACATCCTGCTTCTGGCCGGCATCGCCTATCTCATCTACCGGATGGTCAAGAAAAAGCGTGAGCCCGAAACAGATGTCTACGGGCAGCGTCCCAACGTGATCGACATCGATCACTATCAGGTCAGCCAGGGAAGTGCGCAGTCCCTGGGATACCAGCAGGCACAGGACGAAGTCGAGGAGGGGCTTTCGCACATTC
Proteins encoded in this region:
- a CDS encoding NlpC/P60 family protein, producing MFKKIHVLAICLMLLAPAATGCAAQRAGLSSVGYAIQVGAFSDVKNAERVTRKLQEQGIEAFYFKKENGIYAVRFGDFPRREDARKVAQKLVKDRVVTSYFIATPQAERTPAVREPSLHKTPSPSIAKPPALPRKTEESVAKRDRSDMGGIAARTAERFVGIPYRWGGDTVVDGMDCSGFVRAVYNLCGVNIPRTSREQYRVGDVVGRDELKDGDLVFFGGSPEEINHVGIFVGNGRFVHAPRRGDDIKVSSMDESYFQKRFIGAKRYF
- the prfB gene encoding peptide chain release factor 2 (programmed frameshift), with amino-acid sequence MFREEIAKVEELTERIDKLRGSLEVDDKKERMQELEELTSRPDFWNDAENAQKVLRSRTAMEKDVTTWESLDKQARDIKELIELGSEEQDEATLAEVAAMNAQLETGVSQAEFRRMLSGPHDASGAFVSINSGAGGTESQDWAEMLLRMYLRYCEKKGWKTEITDYQEGDGAGVKGVTFAVTGEFAYGYLKAEAGIHRLVRISPFDSSARRHTSFASAFVFPVIEEEDIEIKIAESDLRIDTYRSSGAGGQHVNTTDSAIRITHIPTGTVVACQSERSQHMNKATAMKVLRSKLYEMELREREAKASDIAGEKKEIGWGSQIRSYVLHPYKMVKDLRTGVESGNPDAVLDGSLDDFVVPYLMGVRRETKDI
- the lnt gene encoding apolipoprotein N-acyltransferase is translated as MNLGRSAAGRYLLALLSGGMLALAFPEPGISALAWIAFVPLFLAAAGASPGEGFRLGFTAGCAAYAGILYWLNIVMTTYGKLPLAASVALYLALAGYLALYPGIVVWLTRRCESKRIGLMLSFPFLWVAGELVRSYLLTGFPWANLGYSQYRTLPLIQISDLTGVYGVSFLVAFANVVFYRIWVSMRHRERYPVTGLLALLVLIAATMGYGVIALSRPEKGELQRVLMVQGNIRQEQKWDPAFQQSTVATYERLTRKGAQSPGTLVVWPESALPFFLQSEPRYAARVKALAAELKSYLLTGSPAYDQEGEKVRYLNSAFLISPAGVVAGRSDKLHLVPFGEYVPLASLLPFVNKLVEGIGDFSPGKGATPLKTGNGKIGVLVCFEGIFPEVARAYVENGATMLVNITNDAWFGRSSAPYQHLSMTVFRAVENRVPLVRAANTGISSVIDSKGHIRGMTPLFEEATLSGEVRMGTGGTFYSRYGDIFALLCLGTGIALGAACFRKKRF
- a CDS encoding hemolysin family protein, encoding MEEDNGSKGQGLIESLTRLLYGKKRVTEAEIQEMMDAGEEEGVINQEENAMIRSILGLGDSMVREIMLPRMEMSCVSIEDEVSEVLKSIIASGHSRLPVYEGTIDNVIGLIYAKDLLRYWGEPDHAIELRKLIRPPFFIPETKNLEELLHDFKKRRVHMAVVIDEYGGTAGLVTIEDLLEQIVGDIQDEYDLETERLSVQADNSIVADGRLPIEELQEHFDVVVEKDKFETVGGLIFHLTGRIPAAGEVIESDDLVLTVLEADDRRIAKVHIARREARPQDKESEAP
- a CDS encoding DUF1015 domain-containing protein, whose protein sequence is MAFIKPFKAVRPKKELAEKVAALPYDVMNTEEAIAMAAGNPMSFLHISRPEIDLPQGTDVHSEGVYVKGHENLKGFLAQGVLVQDESEQYYVYRQKMGGITQTGLVVCAGVDDYQSGTIKKHELTRADKEEDRVKHIDVLNANDEPVFYTYRNNPGITRTIEEVTKGEPVYDFTTDDGVSHALWTIADRALIDSLTSSFAAIPTLYVADGHHRSAAASRVRDLRKNANDKHTGSEEYNYFLTVIFPDNEMTIMPYNRVLKDLNGRSVAEYMARVAERFEVTPVCGPVKPGERHQFGMFLAGKWYELVPREESFSETDPVASMDVSILQDNLLNPVLGVRNPRTDQRIHFVGGIRGVEELERVVNSGEYEVAFSLFPTSIEELMSLADVDKIMPPKSTWFEPKLRSGLFIHMLD
- a CDS encoding Tim44 domain-containing protein, which gives rise to MNRYLGRSAIVMVLLAMVLLVAEQNADARAGGGRSFGSRGSRSYSRPVAPPSQSPSRQYAPSPTPSPMTPPYQQPSRGFGGFGRSLLGGLAGGFLGGMLFRSLGFGGGMGMGGGIGLFDILLLAGIAYLIYRMVKKKREPETDVYGQRPNVIDIDHYQVSQGSAQSLGYQQAQDEVEEGLSHIRQMDPSFDEGRFNDAVMDMFFKIQGAWMNRDLSGVSALFTDEMRAAMQGDVDQLLRDKRVNRLENIAVRNVEISEAWQESGKDFITALIYANLLDYTTDDATGAVVSGSKADPVKFEEYWTFTRTVGNNPWKLSAINQK
- a CDS encoding class II fructose-bisphosphate aldolase, which translates into the protein MPVTSSDFVKALEVGRPPNVAKLFPNSKALLVSGKVIDRAMNAKGHALALAANGRNHFVIRGVLAAAQRANAAVLIEIAKSEGGQKAYCPVNYWNMARQVDAVANELGITIPVAIHADHYGIKGEGDIKSAKVEIPSMFDAGITSIAIDASHLPDEENLLANLELNQFIPAWAGLETEVGEIKGKEGLSTVPEALFLIKGLNAHGVFPDWIALNNGTTHGIEASDAGIQVELTAEIHEAIKQYGVNGAQHGTSGNSYDRLRQIAQKTRTTKANVATALQFISWGLEVNDYGNAKLDANGNFIKVKGEGMTEELWTEMVAFADSKGWKKGDYKNLNLPFENKLLAQPKEARDRMAKRVEDFAYKLITEVFNSGDTAPLAVDAILKAGSYDLGPKGKRVEDPAQWTKEMLPKQAAGLSRDKGPAGNFED
- a CDS encoding HD domain-containing protein; this translates as MMSDAEVPGLEPLRAWFASYCDSFRSADPEQQRNFDLKEKHTRNVCLAARRIAQGESPRFCTLAEVAAVCHDLGRFPQFRDYHTFKDSDSVNHAHLSAQVVKQRALLDFLPREEREAVEIAVRLHNAFEVPAGLPPETEKLLRLLRDADKLDIWRVFIEYFETPEEERPSAAGLGFPDLPGCSPEVMDAVRKGKMVHLSSLRSLNDFKLLQLSWIYDINFVSTLRLIRERGVLEQFAAILPADEAVADVLAQVRGYLERRLKEGAGAA
- a CDS encoding PilZ domain-containing protein, which translates into the protein MKDRRNFSRVEFRVSALLQAEGVAIKGEVTDVSLHGLYMETDEQIPMGSPVEITIYLSATTEPVVINVKGTVARLVPGGIGCAFDKMDIESFAHLRSIISYQGGDESKVMAEFSEYIVRKMHDE
- a CDS encoding diacylglycerol kinase, whose protein sequence is MKPTSFVESVNCAIEGILYTARTQKHMRHHFLAALVVLVAALLLRVTLLEFMLLALAISFVLFAELLNTAIEVVVDMISPEFNPMAKLAKDVAAGAVLVAAFGTAIMGYLVLSKYIFPVEKRLLAMVGTGSELGILVSVILVLIAVIILKGVTGSGTPLKGGVPSGHSAVAFSIATSVTLQTQDPLIALLCLILALMVSHSRLLLKIHTVRELVYGALTGISITVAVNLLFNAFA
- a CDS encoding FKBP-type peptidyl-prolyl cis-trans isomerase; this encodes MRNVEKFIVVLLLLAAVAIPACSQKEAKPVTEKAAESKAPAGATVTASGLSYTDIVKGTGAAPTSGKMVTVHYTGVLENGTKFDSSVDRGQPFSFRIGAGEVIPGWDEGVISMKVGGKRKLVIPPQLGYGASGAGGVIPPNATLIFDVELLDVGK